From the Fulvia fulva chromosome 2, complete sequence genome, one window contains:
- a CDS encoding Transforming growth factor-beta receptor-associated protein 1, whose amino-acid sequence MGSTDGSDAATSYNQHGTPGSYTLRELIRDVPLSTDEDGVQAHITCVDAWNGNLYIGTSAGEILHYVSIPPDPSDESGQPSYIFATKIEPTFNTAQEGAEAGVKQILLLPNVSKACIVCNQTLTFFTLPELSPAYGGIKQASCSWVGGLDKDVVGQENGNGTVVVICLRQRLRLIRMKEDGTRPEKVRDIELAGITVLERRGDLACVADGQIYSLLDVVNHRKNELFPISSLSVPQSPRQEELVPPLQNRPAARSFSSRSPVRHGRGHQRNISLGGKPQSNDRLRPDSSSPWPARGSSRQDESPVAPSSRQESPTKPAPEPASRTSTDSQPVEDAKPSRPIPPHVLSATPNEFLLTTGTKLEDPGVGMFVNLDGDVVRGTMEFSSYPESLVLDGTGQSPVIPSSDSESQAGYVLAVVRRQHEGTAQVCIEVQRWDVDPGEAHRSKEWLTVESTQENAEDDSYTRGVGLRNASTSVELTTNGVSSGLRLRRLIISDATDETTDTPRNEEEDKLAARFAHVQANVLLYAKDKVSWIARTPLIVQLDRQLDAALQQSEEFQLSIDVPTVQSVVNSVRGQEPRDELEFLTLTYVRQKAAILLFGNLVLQTIGGVISYEHDKRRTEDALVAGEIDPRIVLTLLPPLDQEIIEGKHGMWMPQGLRDTVDKLRKGFSAKELKRDVKGPYGDNLLKLIKQYLMEWRKKKGFGSVADEASVFQTVDAALLHVLFLLDENSPRGPATPGTIREELNQVVDKGVDCFDRAIELCEQFQRLYVLGRLYQSRKLVSQVLATWKRIVEGEKDAGGEMIKGEHDIRRYLAVIRDATLVQDYGAWLAHRNPKLGVQIFADDKSRVRFQPKQAVAILKARAPGAVKDYLEHLVFGKKDVEYINDLIVFYLDTVLHELEGSKDSRSTLIQSYETYRALHPPKPTYREFITDNAIEAEWWQNRLRLLQLIGGSHGAASQYDVHTLGERLAPYSNELVPEMIILNGREGKHEAALRLLTHGLGDYDTAIRYCLLGGSSIFHPSSGLVPDQPLPSKEEQSHLFQYLLNEFFKIEHLSERLERTAELLERFGGWFDVAQVLDLIPEDWSVELVSGFLVHAFRRLVGERNESDVVKALCSAQNLRRSGEWVEKMEAVGASVVVDSGGGDVG is encoded by the coding sequence ATGGGATCTACAGATGGTTCCGATGCAGCAACATCCTACAACCAGCATGGCACACCGGGCAGCTACACACTGCGCGAGCTGATCAGAGATGTCCCGCTGTCCACCGACGAAGACGGCGTGCAGGCGCATATCACCTGCGTAGATGCATGGAACGGCAATCTCTACATCGGCACCTCCGCTGGCGAGATCCTCCACTATGTATCTATCCCGCCTGATCCGTCCGACGAGAGCGGCCAGCCAAGCTACATCTTCGCGACAAAGATCGAGCCCACCTTCAACACAGCACAGGAGGGAGCAGAAGCTGGAGTCAAGCAGATACTGCTGCTACCAAACGTGAGCAAGGCATGCATAGTCTGCAACCAGACGCTTACGTTCTTTACCCTTCCGGAGCTGAGTCCTGCATATGGTGGAATCAAGCAAGCAAGCTGTTCCTGGGTCGGTGGACTGGACAAAGATGTGGTTGGCCAAGAGAATGGAAACGGCACAGTTGTGGTGATATGTCTAAGGCAAAGGCTGCGCTTGATCCGCATGAAAGAGGATGGAACACGACCAGAGAAGGTCAGGGACATTGAGCTCGCTGGTATCACAGTCCTAGAGCGGAGAGGAGATCTTGCGTGTGTTGCAGATGGGCAAATATACTCCTTGCTAGATGTAGTCAACCATCGCAAGAACGAGCTTTTTCCCATCTCGTCGTTGAGCGTGCCTCAGTCACCCAGGCAAGAAGAGCTCGTACCACCATTGCAGAATCGCCCTGCTGCGCGAAGCTTCTCATCTCGCAGTCCCGTGCGTCATGGCCGCGGCCATCAGAGGAATATCAGCTTAGGTGGCAAGCCACAGAGCAATGATCGCCTGCGACCAGACAGCAGCTCGCCTTGGCCAGCAAGAGGCTCTTCGCGACAGGACGAGTCGCCTGTTGCACCTTCAAGCAGACAAGAAAGCCCCACGAAGCCTGCGCCTGAGCCTGCCTCACGAACTTCCACAGACTCACAGCCGGTAGAAGACGCAAAACCATCCCGACCAATACCTCCACATGTCTTATCAGCGACACCTAATGAGTTCCTGTTGACAACTGGCACCAAGCTGGAAGACCCCGGTGTAGGCATGTTCGTCAACCTCGATGGTGATGTCGTGCGTGGCACGATGGAGTTCAGCAGCTACCCGGAGTCGCTTGTGCTGGATGGCACGGGTCAATCACCTGTCATTCCATCATCTGATAGCGAAAGTCAGGCGGGCTACGTTCTTGCCGTGGTTCGAAGACAGCATGAAGGCACGGCGCAAGTCTGTATTGAGGTGCAAAGATGGGATGTTGATCCAGGTGAAGCTCATCGAAGTAAAGAATGGCTGACGGTGGAATCGACACAAGAGAATGCTGAGGACGATTCGTACACTCGTGGCGTTGGCCTAAGAAATGCTTCTACTTCCGTCGAGCTTACCACCAATGGGGTATCATCGGGATTACGACTGAGGCGATTGATCATTAGCGATGCTACGGACGAGACCACCGATACACCACGGAATGAGGAAGAAGATAAGCTTGCTGCACGCTTCGCTCATGTTCAAGCCAATGTTCTCCTATATGCCAAAGACAAAGTCTCTTGGATCGCCAGAACGCCACTAATTGTCCAGCTAGATCGACAGCTGGACGCTGCGTTGCAGCAGTCAGAAGAATTTCAGCTCTCGATCGATGTGCCGACAGTACAAAGCGTGGTCAACAGCGTTCGCGGACAGGAGCCTCGAGACGAGCTCGAGTTTCTTACCTTGACGTACGTCCGACAAAAGGCAGCCATACTCTTGTTTGGCAATCTCGTCCTGCAGACCATCGGCGGTGTCATATCGTACGAGCACGACAAGCGACGGACAGAAGATGCGCTAGTAGCGGGCGAGATCGACCCCCGTATAGTTCTGACATTACTGCCTCCACTTGACCAAGAAATCATCGAGGGTAAGCACGGAATGTGGATGCCTCAGGGACTTCGTGACACTGTCGACAAGCTCCGTAAGGGCTTCAGTGCCAAAGAGTTGAAGCGCGATGTCAAAGGACCCTACGGCGACAATCTACTGAAGCTCATCAAGCAGTATTTGATGGAATGGCGAAAGAAGAAAGGTTTTGGGAGTGTTGCTGACGAAGCATCTGTGTTCCAAACAGTGGATGCCGCTTTGCTCCACGTTCTATTCCTGCTCGATGAGAACAGTCCTCGAGGGCCAGCTACGCCCGGCACAATACGTGAGGAGCTCAATCAAGTCGTTGACAAGGGCGTCGACTGCTTCGACAGAGCTATCGAGCTTTGCGAGCAGTTTCAGCGACTTTACGTTCTGGGTCGCTTGTACCAAAGTCGCAAGCTGGTATCGCAAGTTCTGGCCACCTGGAAACGCATAGTCGAAGGTGAGAAAGACGCAGGCGGCGAAATGATCAAAGGCGAGCACGACATCCGAAGGTACCTGGCCGTGATCCGAGACGCTACCCTTGTGCAAGACTACGGTGCCTGGCTGGCGCATAGGAACCCCAAGCTCGGCGTCCAGATCTTTGCTGATGATAAAAGTAGAGTGCGTTTCCAGCCCAAGCAAGCGGTGGCAATTCTGAAGGCGAGAGCGCCTGGTGCTGTCAAGGACTACCTGGAGCACCTTGTCTTTGGCAAGAAGGATGTTGAATACATCAATGATCTGATTGTCTTCTACCTGGACACAGTCTTGCACGAGCTGGAGGGATCTAAAGACTCGAGAAGTACACTAATACAGTCGTACGAGACGTACAGAGCTCTACATCCCCCAAAGCCAACATACAGAGAGTTCATCACCGACAATGCAATCGAAGCCGAATGGTGGCAGAACCGGCTCCGCCTTCTACAGCTCATCGGCGGCAGCCACGGCGCAGCATCTCAATACGACGTCCACACTCTAGGCGAACGACTCGCACCCTACAGCAACGAGCTAGTACCCGAGATGATCATCCTCAACGGCAGAGAAGGCAAGCACGAAGCAGCCCTACGACTGCTAACCCACGGCCTCGGCGACTACGACACAGCAATCCGTTACTGCCTCCTCGGCGGCTCAAGTATCTTCCACCCCAGCTCCGGCCTCGTACCCGACCAACCACTCCCCAGCAAGGAGGAACAATCCCACCTCTTCCAATACCTCCTCAATGAATTCTTCAAAATCGAGCATCTCAGCGAGAGACTCGAACGTACTGCAGAGCTACTGGAGCGATTCGGGGGATGGTTCGATGTGGCGCAGGTTCTGGATCTGATTCCCGAGGACTGGAGTGTGGAGTTGGTTTCGGGGTTTCTGGTTCATGCGTTTAGGAGGTTGGTTGGGGAGAGGAATGAGAGTGATGTTGTGAAGGCGTTGTGTAGTGCGCAGAATTTGAGAAGGAGTGGGGAGTGGGTTGAGAAGATGGAGGCTGTGGGGGCCTCTGTGGTGGTTGATTCGGGGGGAGGGGATGTGGGGTGA